The Ovis canadensis isolate MfBH-ARS-UI-01 breed Bighorn chromosome 13, ARS-UI_OviCan_v2, whole genome shotgun sequence genome includes a region encoding these proteins:
- the PDSS1 gene encoding all trans-polyprenyl-diphosphate synthase PDSS1 isoform X1: protein MASCWWPWRWRRGCSWRQAARSPGPNSAGRAALSAPRAAAAATVAVARAQMSYCNLMKSLTSAFQNMYGVSRFHHTTPVACCFSKTMSGEKYTDPFKLGWRDLKGLYEDIRKELFISTAELKEMSEYYFDGKGKAFRPIIVVLMARACNIHHNNSRNVQASQRAIALIAEMIHTASLVHDDVIDDASSRRGKHTVNKIWGEKKAVLAGDLILSAASIALARVGNTTVISILTQVIEDLVRGEFLQLGSKENENERFAHYLEKTFKKTASLIANSCKAVSVLGCPDPAVHEIAFQYGKNVGIAFQLIDDVLDFTSCSDQMGKPTSADLKLGLATGPVLFACQQFPEMNAMIMRRFSSPGDVDRARQYVLQSDGVQQTTYLAQQYCHKAVREISKLRPSPERDALIQLSEIVLSRDK, encoded by the exons ATGGCCTCGTGCTGGTGGCCGTGGCGGTGGCGGCGCGGCTGCTCTTGGAGGCAGGCGGCGCGGAGCCCCGGGCCCAACTCCGCCGGCCGCGCGGCACTGTCTGCGCCGCGGGCTGCCGCCGCTGCCACTGTCGCCGTCGCCCGCGCGCAG atgtccTATTGTAATCTTATGAAGAGTTTAACATCTGCCTTTCAAAATATGTATGGTGTATCACG GTTCCATCACACGACGCCAGTAGCTTGCTGCTTCAGTAAAACAATGAGTGGTGAGAAGTACACCGACCCTTTTAAACTTGGCTGGAGAGACTTGAAAGGTCTCTATGAGGACATCAGGAAG GAACTCTTCATATCTACAGCAGAACTCAAGGAAATGTCTGAGTACTACTTTGATGGAAAAGGAAAAGCCTTTCGACCAATTATTGTGGTGCTGATGGCCCGAGCCTGTAACATTCATCACAATAACTCCCG AAATGTGCAAGCAAGCCAGCGTGCCATTGCCTTAATTGCAGAAATGATCCATACTGCCAGTCTGGTCCACGATGATGTCATTGACGATGCAAGTTCTCGGAGAGGAAAACACACCGTTAATAAGATCTGGGGTGAAAAGAAG gcTGTCCTTGCTGGTGACTTAATTCTTTCTGCAGCATCAATAGCTCTGGCGCGAGTTGGAAATACAACTGTTATATCTATTTTAACCCAAGTGATTGAAGATTTGGTGCGTG GTGAATTTCTTCAGCTCGGGTCAAAAGAAAACGAAAATGAAAGATTTGCGCACTACCTTGAAAAGACTTTCAAGAAGACTGCAAGTCTGATCGCCAACAGCTGTAAAGCA GTCTCTGTCCTGGGATGCCCTGACCCAGCAGTGCATGAGATTGCCTTTCAGTACGGGAAGAACGTGGGCATCGCTTTTCAG CTGATAGACGACGTCCTGGACTTCACCTCGTGTTCTGACCAGATGGGCAAACCGACCTCGGCCGACCTGAAGCTCGGGTTAGCCACTGGCCCTGTCTTATTTGCTTGTCAGCAG TTCCCAGAAATGAATGCTATGATAATGAGACGGTTCAGTTCACCAGGAGACGTGGACAGAGCGCGACAGTACGTATTACAG AGTGACGGTGTGCAGCAGACAACCTACCTCGCCCAGCAGTACTGCCACAAAGCGGTGAGAGAGATCAGTAAACTCCGACCATCCCCAGAAAGAGACGCCCTCATACAGCTTTCAGAGATTGTGCTCTCGAGAGACAAATGA
- the PDSS1 gene encoding all trans-polyprenyl-diphosphate synthase PDSS1 isoform X3, with the protein MIHTASLVHDDVIDDASSRRGKHTVNKIWGEKKAVLAGDLILSAASIALARVGNTTVISILTQVIEDLVRGEFLQLGSKENENERFAHYLEKTFKKTASLIANSCKAVSVLGCPDPAVHEIAFQYGKNVGIAFQLIDDVLDFTSCSDQMGKPTSADLKLGLATGPVLFACQQFPEMNAMIMRRFSSPGDVDRARQYVLQSDGVQQTTYLAQQYCHKAVREISKLRPSPERDALIQLSEIVLSRDK; encoded by the exons ATGATCCATACTGCCAGTCTGGTCCACGATGATGTCATTGACGATGCAAGTTCTCGGAGAGGAAAACACACCGTTAATAAGATCTGGGGTGAAAAGAAG gcTGTCCTTGCTGGTGACTTAATTCTTTCTGCAGCATCAATAGCTCTGGCGCGAGTTGGAAATACAACTGTTATATCTATTTTAACCCAAGTGATTGAAGATTTGGTGCGTG GTGAATTTCTTCAGCTCGGGTCAAAAGAAAACGAAAATGAAAGATTTGCGCACTACCTTGAAAAGACTTTCAAGAAGACTGCAAGTCTGATCGCCAACAGCTGTAAAGCA GTCTCTGTCCTGGGATGCCCTGACCCAGCAGTGCATGAGATTGCCTTTCAGTACGGGAAGAACGTGGGCATCGCTTTTCAG CTGATAGACGACGTCCTGGACTTCACCTCGTGTTCTGACCAGATGGGCAAACCGACCTCGGCCGACCTGAAGCTCGGGTTAGCCACTGGCCCTGTCTTATTTGCTTGTCAGCAG TTCCCAGAAATGAATGCTATGATAATGAGACGGTTCAGTTCACCAGGAGACGTGGACAGAGCGCGACAGTACGTATTACAG AGTGACGGTGTGCAGCAGACAACCTACCTCGCCCAGCAGTACTGCCACAAAGCGGTGAGAGAGATCAGTAAACTCCGACCATCCCCAGAAAGAGACGCCCTCATACAGCTTTCAGAGATTGTGCTCTCGAGAGACAAATGA
- the PDSS1 gene encoding all trans-polyprenyl-diphosphate synthase PDSS1 isoform X2, with the protein MSTFTKTIAEVIGGVSVKKHCFLLTRNVQASQRAIALIAEMIHTASLVHDDVIDDASSRRGKHTVNKIWGEKKAVLAGDLILSAASIALARVGNTTVISILTQVIEDLVRGEFLQLGSKENENERFAHYLEKTFKKTASLIANSCKAVSVLGCPDPAVHEIAFQYGKNVGIAFQLIDDVLDFTSCSDQMGKPTSADLKLGLATGPVLFACQQFPEMNAMIMRRFSSPGDVDRARQYVLQSDGVQQTTYLAQQYCHKAVREISKLRPSPERDALIQLSEIVLSRDK; encoded by the exons ATGTCCACTTTTACCAAGACGATTGCTGAGGTTATAGGCGGCGTCTCTGTTAAAAAGCATTGCTTTCTGTTAACTAGAAATGTGCAAGCAAGCCAGCGTGCCATTGCCTTAATTGCAGAAATGATCCATACTGCCAGTCTGGTCCACGATGATGTCATTGACGATGCAAGTTCTCGGAGAGGAAAACACACCGTTAATAAGATCTGGGGTGAAAAGAAG gcTGTCCTTGCTGGTGACTTAATTCTTTCTGCAGCATCAATAGCTCTGGCGCGAGTTGGAAATACAACTGTTATATCTATTTTAACCCAAGTGATTGAAGATTTGGTGCGTG GTGAATTTCTTCAGCTCGGGTCAAAAGAAAACGAAAATGAAAGATTTGCGCACTACCTTGAAAAGACTTTCAAGAAGACTGCAAGTCTGATCGCCAACAGCTGTAAAGCA GTCTCTGTCCTGGGATGCCCTGACCCAGCAGTGCATGAGATTGCCTTTCAGTACGGGAAGAACGTGGGCATCGCTTTTCAG CTGATAGACGACGTCCTGGACTTCACCTCGTGTTCTGACCAGATGGGCAAACCGACCTCGGCCGACCTGAAGCTCGGGTTAGCCACTGGCCCTGTCTTATTTGCTTGTCAGCAG TTCCCAGAAATGAATGCTATGATAATGAGACGGTTCAGTTCACCAGGAGACGTGGACAGAGCGCGACAGTACGTATTACAG AGTGACGGTGTGCAGCAGACAACCTACCTCGCCCAGCAGTACTGCCACAAAGCGGTGAGAGAGATCAGTAAACTCCGACCATCCCCAGAAAGAGACGCCCTCATACAGCTTTCAGAGATTGTGCTCTCGAGAGACAAATGA